DNA sequence from the Salvia splendens isolate huo1 chromosome 19, SspV2, whole genome shotgun sequence genome:
ataaattaataattttaattaaaataatttattgatatttaaaaatctaaattttaaatttaattttataaaattaaatctaatattgaaattaaaaaaaaaacaaagtgtaggatgacaaagggaagaagaagaagataattttgaaataatatcatattgaaacagttaaaatgtgaaaatatgaaattaccCAAATGCTCAAAAGGGCATTTTCGGATAAAAAAATGGCTAAAAGGACCAATTAcaaataaacccttagtccaagGATGTCTGACGTTATTTTTAAAGTGAAATCATGTACATAACCTTTGGCGCCTTCTCTATGTTTAGTTGGAGCAcgttagtatcatttttttcGGTGTTACAgttttgagaaaataaaaatgcatatcTCGATAAAATGAATTGTACATAACTTTTTACACCTTCTATTTGTTAAGTTATTTAAGAATAATGTATAGGATTACACTTTTTTATGGGGATTCAtaattatttatgttaattttgATTATTATAAAATCTTCAATTATATTGCGAACTATATCTCCATTTGATATGTTAGTTTCTGGAAAAGCTACAAATCTAaagtttttgtattaaaaatgatacTACTAAACAAATTTTGGTAtcaaaattaatagtactaagcttcatcatttttttaaatatgttaTTTATGTCTATTTAcccttataaaaataatttagatatttttgttttacattttaatgcatatagaaagaaaaaggttTCAAAGTATTGTGAGTGGAGAATAAGTCCCACCTgattagagaaaaaaagttaCTACAATTagaagttcatacttttcagaattaggctaaaaaggaaatagttcatacttttgaTGGACAAATGTTTTTCCTCATGGGCAATTATATGCTGTATTCTTAATAGCTATGAGATTTGTCCACAATGACAAGATTGACGTTACTTTGATTCTCAAGAAGTTTTCTATAGTTTAGGAACCATAAATTATTGGTTCACGATATTATTATTCTACCTTATGAATATAATGTTTTGAAGATTACTTaataattgtcattatttgtgTATAATgaagttttttaaaatttatgaaagGCTTAATAATTTAGTTAGTTTTCTCATAATGATATGTATAGAACAATTGCAGATAGCATGTGACATATGTgattatactagtatatttttgtcTCTTTAtccgtctcacaaaaatatgcTCAATTTGTCTTTTTCGTCCATCTCATACGAAGTTGCTCATTCTCtatgaataattaataaatatactaatattaatCAACTTACATAAGGTATATGAATGATCAATGATGTGTGATTGTGCGCCAACAAAAGCATATGGAATGTGAATATACAATCACACATTAAAAATATGCATACATGTAAAGTTAGTAgaaaaagacaagaaaaataTAACAGAATTCTCACATGATAAGTCTGTCTTTAGTTTATTTACATATTAAAGTGGAGTGCTGGTTCGCCTCATTTCCCAATTCTGCACTTCTTCACTTAACATccctaccctatatatatatatatatatatatatcatgcaAGATTAAAGAGAGACACAAACACActagagagatagagagatggAATGGAGAAAGAGTTATTTGGATGTGATATTGGTGCCGCTGGCGTTTATGATATGCATGGGATATCACCTATGGCTTTGGCATAAGGTTCGAACCCAACCTCTCTCGACCATCATCGGTACCAATGCTCGTGGCCGCAGATTTTGGGTCGCCGCCATCATGAAGGTTCCTCAGTTAtaatttttgtagtatatatATAGTCGAATTGTTAACACACACACAAGAATGTGAGATTTTgtttatttcaaatattttttgaaatggGATGGAGAATATCAGTTTAGAGGTGatgataaatttttaaaaaaaaaactaaaaaaatgcaTTGGAAAACATGAACGAATTGGTGCATATTTTGTGAAGAAGCCATCCACTGCTTTGGAAATATTTAGAGATTTTACTCAATTATTTTTCAGCATAGTTAagtttgtttaattcatttctaaaTCCCAACAGTTTCATCGTTACGTTCACAACTTTTACAACTCATCCCACTTTATAGTGTTGTTGGCGTGCAAGTTTTGTGATGattgtatatattcttaaagattTAATAGAACTCTCTCTGTCTCATGTTTGTTGTATTCAGTTACACCACGTAAATAAAAGCATGGCATAGCTAAGCATCCACCACATTAATTAAATTACTATAATAGATTATATATTAAACTGTAAAAGCAAACTCAATATCTGAAAATTTCAGTATCATCAAAAtcatgatattttattttagcacaattatttatttccattttcattaaattttgGCTCAATAAATAATGGACAAACTCTAGTGCGTCTTGCGTGTATACACGAAAATTTTGCAAAATCTTGTTTCCTTAAAGTCCTAAACAGTATTTGTGAATATATGTGAAAAATAAACTTCTtattttcactattcatcacaattttgctCCAAAAATGTCCCTCAAGGTAGGAAGGGCATTTATTGACTTTCATATGTAGGTATTGTATTTGATATTTTCCTTATCTCTCTAGTactgaatatgatattttcttatagtttgaatACCTAATATCATATTTGATGTGGTGTTCAGGACAACGAGAAGAAAAACATCCTAGCGGTCCAGACGATACGGAACACGATCATGGGATCCACATTAATGGCGACGACGTCGATCCTCCTCTGCTCGGGGCTGGCGGCCGTGATAAGCAGCACCTACAGCATCAAGAAGCCGCTGAACGACACGGTGTACGGGGCCCACGGGGAGTTCATGGTGGCGCTCAAGTACGTGACGctcctcctcatcttcctcttctCCTTCATCTGCCACTCCCTCTCCATCCGCTTCAACAACCAGGTCAACTTCCTCATCAACTGCCCCCTCCACGACGACGACGAAGGCGTCATCACTCCCGACTACATCGCCGAGCTGCTCGAGCGCGGCCTCACGCTCAACACGATCGGCAACCGCCTCTTCTACGCTGCATTGCCGCTCATGCTGTGGATATTTGGGCCGGTGCTCGTGTTTCTGTGCTCCGTCACAATGGTGTCGATGCTGTATAATCTCGACGTCATCGTCACGGCGGAGAAGGGGAAGAGTGGTGGTGCTGATCATCAGAATAATGGTCATCAATGTGAATTTGTGTGAAATGTAAATTTGTTTTGATAGGGACTATATTATAAATTTCGGGTTTAAATTTTGGATACAATaattttatcatgttttattgtTAGACTTTTGCACAACAATTCAcaaaaaatactgaaaattcGGCAGtgttactaaaaaattaatactcctagtTTGGTATGAGCTTGAGCCTTGCCGAACTTCTATGTAAGTGGGTGTGGCCCAGTGATTGGGATGGATTAATTGATTGATTATATTAATCTAGTGGTTTTTTCTTGTGTTATGAGTTAGTAATTCACTTTAATTGCAAATGAATTTTGACAtaagattttgatttttatatactcctattatcTATAACAATAttacttaatcctagatggatagtctcatgataattagtcatagcctccctcctccaactaaaataatctcacaacttaatcctagatggatagtctcataaTATTAGTCATGGTaaccgaacgccaccttaaAATACTCTCTATTTTTTCTGTTGCAACGGATTtctgtatgaagacacaatgtAATGGGAATATTTAAAAGCATGACGAAGATATGCACTTGAGCCACTAATCAATAGTATAAGAATCCTCAAAGTCACCATAACTATAATTGCACAAAAACATATAGTGATAGATTGATAGTGTTCTTGAAATTAATATTGGAAACTGACGTGGAATCAATATGAAGAATTATAAATGAAGCACAAGAATATTCTCCTCTAAAATATAATATTCCTCATTCCGTGAATATCAGTCCAACTTTGATTCGGCTGCtccaattttaattaatgtttgtttcttatttattatattaattttataataaaatgtacgtagaataaattactaataaatATAAGAGGTCTATTTAATTATTGGGtactagtaaaaaataaatcatacatgGGATATAAAATAGTGAACGGACATTAAAGGAAATATGGGACAGATATTCACAGACGAAGACGAAGGAAAGTAATTTTTAGCTATGTATGGGATTGACATGCTCATAAACCAGTGAGGATTCTTTCTATATATAATATCAAATGTATATAACTAAAAAACAGTATACAAaatttttataacaaaaaatgACTACTATACATATGTACTTTGTCTGAAAATACGTTTTAATTTATCTTTCTTAATATGTTTTTACCCCTCTCTTCCttctatttttctctttctttcccaTTTTTTCCTTATCTCTTTTAATAAAgaggcaaaaaaaaaattaatagagaTCAAATAAATGATTTAGtaaagaagagaaaataaatagaCTGAAATGCTCTTCATGTgcttgagggtattttcatccaaaaatgtttgaaatagtaaaaaagtagcACAAACGATATTACATTGAAGTTAATGGACCTGAaaagatattttcaaatgttaCGGATCAAAATTGATACCTTGGCAAGTTCgtggaacaaaaaaaaaatgttccctCTAATAATTATAGTAGTTAATTATCCCATATATATGATAAATAATCATTTCAAATCTTATATTTTAGTAATAAATGTTAATAAGAGCTCGTAATGttttagtagtaatatttttttgttacaaCACATTCAATTAATAAACCTAGCAATAgagaacaaaaaattaaaataaaatttgagatactataatttaaaatttgtccAAAACTCCGTAACTCGTGTTGATTTCTTTAATAATGTTTTATAACTTTGTATAGTTTGTGATACTTTCGATAAAAGCTCTTAATAATTTGAAGCAATTCGATTATAATTAGATCAATGATTTGATAGTTGATTTTAGATTGAAATATTTTCGATGAAACATTGTTCAACTTTGAAAAAGCATAGATGATCACAAATAGGGTAAATTAAAGAATGTGTCATCACTTTGTGGAAGTGGGTTCTTTAGAAATTAAAGGAAAAGTATAATAAGGTTGGtcaaagagagacaacctattGGCCTCTAAAGAGACATCATTTTGTTTCATTCGACGTGTGTTCACCACAAATATGGTCCATGGTTTTTTGTTCAACAAAATTGTGTTAATGATTTACTTACTCAAATCCCACAATACATTAGTGGTGGTATTAGGTGGAACACATTCAACTTAATTACTACAAATcatataattaattacattaatCATTCAATTGTATACATAGGCGATCCTCTACACTAAGTAATTATATAATCGacataggagtattaatttaatcaaaatGCATGCGACATGTATTtattgttaggatcgtcgactgcaacattagtttgatattgtccgctttgggtcaagcccgtacggatttatttttgggtcactcccaaaaggccttaAACTAATtagggttggacaggaattatatacaccttccaacttcccatactcatccgatgtgggatgggtttgtaccccaacaaacctcccctcaaaccgagaccacatcgggaacgcagttgacacgaacatgggttgttccagccctggcccctgggtcatcctgggcccgactctaactctgagtccttcagggcccgacccttaACCGAgtctcatccaggcacaacccatagtcacctcggctctgataccacttgttaggatcgtcgactgcaacattagtttgatattgtccgctttgggtcaagcccgcacggatttgtttttgggtcactcccaaaaggcctctaACTAATtagggttggacaggaattatatacaccttccaacttcccctactcatccgatgtgggatgggtttgtaccccaacatttatcatatataatattaatttataatcaaTATGAACTGATATAACATGAAAGTGCACTGATATTTGAAGTGTAGTAAACGAATTAAGTAATCAGTAATAATTACTTATACTTATTATTTGTCTCGAATTGTTAATAATATAGTGcatttgtggaatttttgttGGTAGTGTTTGACTTGCAAGgttatgataaaataataatgcaTTTTGCATCGTTTTCCATTATGCATAAAATGCTTTTTTTATCATTGCGGCGGCTGTGGCGTGATTAATTAAAGACGTGAGTCGGTCACCAATAAAAAGAAAGGTTTTgataatgaaaaagaaaattaaaactcGCAGAGTGACTGACTACTTATTTCAACTCAAAATGATAAGAAAAAGGGTTCAAATATTCAACGGCAACTACATTTTCTCTTCGTGTAATATGCAGAAAGTATTTTCAATGAAAAATTTTCTCTTCGTGTAATATGCAGAAAGTATTTTCAatgtaaaatgttaaaaaaaagttCGATTATATACGTACAATTActtacatttatcattttaaatgGTTGGTAGAGAAATTAATTTTGCGCTTAGAGATTAACTTTTGTGTTTCCCTTTTGAGAAAATGTctttattttagaattttatgataaaagtataatattttatgTTCTATACTTTTCCAATTTACAATATTAATTACTATTAGTACCGAGAAGAATATAATTTGACGATTGATCACAACACTTATTTGAGAGTGAAAAAAGCACTTGTGAATTTCAATATGTGGTCGAAGGATctatatatttctaaatattttaattttctattgtTTAACATAATAATTACTtaattatatgaaaattaaaattaattagaaattaCTTATATTATTATCTGTAACATAAAAAAGTGATCTACAATAAACGCTTaagttattttattataaagcaAATCAGTTTTTTGCTAAAATCATCTGTTTTGGTGTTGAGAAATCAGTTTTTGCTAAAATCCCACTATTTTGGGCGTATTAAAATTCAAAAGTCAAAACCAATCCAAACTAAAATATTAGGGCTGGGCCCGATCAACTTACAATCAGCCCAACTCTCAAACCTGGACTTGGACTTCTCCATAAAATTTCATTTCTTCCtaaacaatttaattaattgcaacAGATTAATGATAAGTGCTACAAAATCAAAAAAGCAACTACATGCATATGGATGCACTATATGGagtattactccttccgtcgatattaggagtctcatttgttggcaacatggattttaagaatgttaagaaaagtgaatggaaaaaagttagtggaacctGGTTCCacttattaaatataaataaaatgtgagtgaaattagttaatggaatatgagaccatattaccatttatagtaaaaatgaatcgGGGCTCCTATTCGTGGACATACTACAATGGAAAAACAGGAAACCTATTcgcgaacggagggagtaatataaactactccctccttcccacaataggagtcactcttattgtgggcacgggttttaagaaatgtaaagaatagtgagttggaaaagttagtggaatataagaccaatttttttatattggttttataataaaatgtgagtgaagtgagttagtggaatgtgaaacctacttaccatttatgataaaaatgaagcatgactcttattgttggacggaccaaaatgacaaagtgtgactcttattatgggactgACCAAAATAGCAAAGTgagacttttattgtgggacggagggagtaaatatgAATTGCAATCATAATTTCTATTAGAAATGGGGTGAGCTTAAAAGGGTTTATATGTAGGACAAGATTTAAGAGATTTTAACACATGCTCATGCACATGAGGGTCGAAATACACCTCGCCCACACGTGAGTTAGACAAGACAAGAGATAAGACATGAGAGTTATTCACACTTATATAAATGAGACAAGATCAGATCATCACCAAATTGATGTGAAACAATATTTAAAAGATTTTAACACAACATGCTCAGTTCGGTACATCACCGATCATGAATTCACACAAATTAACACATCTTTATCTGTTGTAAAAGTCACCAACAAATTAGCAATCTAACAATACATGcaacaaacacacacatatCATACTTAGGatttactatatatatatatatagatataaacTAACAAGCGCACACACACTGGCACACACACATAGAGATCATATATAGTCATCCTCTGGTGTGTTGAGATAGTTGTGAAGAAGATGGCTCAAACTCGACGTCAATGAGCCACGTGCCAACAAATCCTCAGCTAGTTTCACCTAACAT
Encoded proteins:
- the LOC121778258 gene encoding uncharacterized protein LOC121778258, whose product is MEWRKSYLDVILVPLAFMICMGYHLWLWHKVRTQPLSTIIGTNARGRRFWVAAIMKDNEKKNILAVQTIRNTIMGSTLMATTSILLCSGLAAVISSTYSIKKPLNDTVYGAHGEFMVALKYVTLLLIFLFSFICHSLSIRFNNQVNFLINCPLHDDDEGVITPDYIAELLERGLTLNTIGNRLFYAALPLMLWIFGPVLVFLCSVTMVSMLYNLDVIVTAEKGKSGGADHQNNGHQCEFV